From a single Entelurus aequoreus isolate RoL-2023_Sb linkage group LG12, RoL_Eaeq_v1.1, whole genome shotgun sequence genomic region:
- the leap2 gene encoding liver-expressed antimicrobial peptide 2 encodes MQQQGSHSRRLALCLLLLVLTNQVCSGTVQSPEHTAKRLARMSPLWRIMNSKPFGAYCQNNYECSTGLCRAGHCSTNQRPTSEVVKY; translated from the exons ATGCAGCAGCAAGGAAGTCACTCAAGGAGGCTCGCTCTGTGCCTGCTACTGCTGGTCCTGACCAATCAG GTGTGCTCAGGTACGGTGCAGAGTCCAGAACACACGGCCAAGAGACTAGCCCGCATGAGTCCGCTGTGGAGAATCATGAACAGCAAACCTTTTGGCGCTTATTGCCAGAACAACTACGAGTGCTCCACCGGACTCTGCAG GGCGGGACACTGCTCCACCAACCAGCGCCCCACCTCGGAA